In one Musa acuminata AAA Group cultivar baxijiao chromosome BXJ2-5, Cavendish_Baxijiao_AAA, whole genome shotgun sequence genomic region, the following are encoded:
- the LOC103985682 gene encoding B3 domain-containing protein Os02g0683500-like — MAFAHGRDMFDFTEQEEAWKHAPFLLSSSSTSSPSSSSAPFRWNDGSSSSSRRGDDSFIEKEHMFDKVVTPSDVGKLNRLVIPKQHAEKYFPLDAEAHGKGLLLSFEDRNGESWRFRYSYWSSSQSYVMTKGWSRFVKEKRLVSGDTVSFGRGVGESGRDLLYIDWKRRPENHGATRASRISFHGASFAQSAGPWGGHLFMPRPPPPPPATVYDHHRLGYGYNVVSASALGGQYLFYQSPVTGPSPVQLQPGGGGGSPMAHDSVSVVHSQATAKNVRLFGVNLVCTGTESKANGSNQGASFSCLRSQEASTLPLLQFQHSSAESSLVSSSSTSKEQHSSLDLDL; from the coding sequence AAGAGATATGTTTGACTTTACGGAGCAAGAAGAGGCctggaagcatgctccttttttgctTTCCTCCTCTTCCACCTCGTCCCCGTCGTCGTCCTCTGCTCCTTTCAGGTGGAACGACGGCTCGTCGAGCAGTAGCCGCCGTGGCGATGATTCCTTTATCGAAAAGGAGCACATGTTCGACAAGGTGGTAACGCCGAGCGACGTCGGCAAGCTCAACCGACTGGTGATCCCGAAGCAGCACGCCGAGAAGTACTTCCCGCTGGATGCGGAGGCCCACGGGAAAGGGCTGCTGCTCAGCTTCGAGGACCGCAACGGCGAGTCGTGGCGCTTCCGGTATTCATACTGGAGCAGCAGCCAGAGCTACGTGATGACCAAGGGATGGAGCCGCTTCGTCAAGGAGAAGCGGCTCGTCTCCGGGGACACCGTCTCCTTCGGTCGTGGCGTCGGCGAGTCCGGTCGCGACCTCCTTTACATCGACTGGAAGCGGAGGCCTGAGAACCATGGCGCAACCCGGGCGTCTCGGATCTCTTTCCATGGAGCATCCTTTGCGCAATCTGCAGGACCGTGGGGTGGTCACCTCTTCatgcctcgtcctcctcctcctcctccggcgaCGGTATACGACCACCACCGCCTGGGGTATGGATACAATGTTGTGAGTGCGAGTGCTCTTGGGGGGCAGTATCTTTTCTACCAATCTCCGGTGACGGGGCCATCACCGGTCCAGTTGCAACCTGGTGGCGGTGGTGGCTCGCCCATGGCTCATGATTCGGTGTCCGTCGTCCACAGCCAGGCTACGGCCAAGAACGTAAGGCTGTTTGGAGTAAACCTCGTCTGCACCGGAACGGAAAGCAAAGCCAATGGCAGTAACCAAGGCGCATCATTTAGTTGTCTAAGGTCGCAAGAGGCATCTACTCTCCCTCTCCTCCAATTTCAGCATAGCAGCGCCGAATCCTCGCTGGTTTCGTCTTCGTCGACGAGCAAGGAGCAGCATTCATCGTTGGATCTTGACCTATGa